One region of uncultured Methanolobus sp. genomic DNA includes:
- the trpD gene encoding anthranilate phosphoribosyltransferase: MKDYIKKVSEKQDLTITEAEDAITKIFTEATDAQIGGLLIALKMKGETPDEIAGFATGMKKAANTIAPKVEGALVDVVGTGGDKRNTINISTASAIVTAATGVAVAKHGNRSITSLSGSADVLRELGIKVDKAPEEVTQSIEKNGIGFMFAPIFHPAMKRVGPIRQEMGVRTVFNILGPLTNPANAKVQLVGVFDKSLCEPFAQVMKKLGVDRAMVVHGDGMDEISNFSETYVAELKDGNITTYKLTPEELGINRATPEDITGGTPKENAIDIIKILKGEKGPKRDIIVMNSAAALYIAGKAPSIKEAVPMVEEVLDSGKALAKLIEFSDDDNIQGVIDEASAQS; encoded by the coding sequence ATGAAGGACTACATCAAGAAAGTAAGTGAAAAGCAGGACCTCACAATTACAGAAGCAGAGGACGCAATCACAAAGATATTCACAGAGGCCACAGACGCACAGATAGGCGGCCTCCTTATTGCTCTCAAAATGAAGGGAGAGACTCCGGATGAGATCGCAGGTTTTGCAACCGGTATGAAGAAAGCTGCAAACACAATTGCCCCGAAAGTTGAAGGTGCACTTGTGGATGTTGTAGGAACCGGCGGAGACAAACGCAACACCATCAATATCTCAACCGCCTCTGCAATCGTTACCGCAGCAACCGGTGTGGCTGTTGCAAAGCACGGTAACCGCTCCATAACTTCACTTTCCGGTAGTGCCGATGTCCTGCGTGAACTCGGGATAAAAGTGGACAAAGCACCTGAAGAAGTAACTCAGTCCATAGAAAAGAACGGAATCGGATTCATGTTCGCACCAATCTTCCATCCTGCAATGAAAAGGGTCGGACCCATAAGACAGGAAATGGGAGTCAGGACTGTTTTCAACATACTTGGACCACTTACCAACCCTGCAAATGCAAAAGTGCAGCTTGTAGGTGTATTTGACAAAAGTCTCTGCGAGCCTTTCGCCCAGGTAATGAAAAAGCTGGGAGTTGACAGGGCAATGGTAGTTCACGGTGATGGCATGGATGAGATATCCAATTTCTCAGAGACATACGTTGCTGAACTTAAAGACGGAAACATCACCACCTATAAACTCACTCCTGAAGAACTTGGAATCAACAGAGCAACTCCTGAGGATATTACAGGCGGCACACCTAAGGAGAATGCAATAGATATCATAAAAATATTGAAGGGAGAGAAAGGACCCAAGAGAGACATCATTGTAATGAACTCAGCCGCAGCTCTCTATATTGCCGGAAAAGCACCTTCTATCAAAGAAGCAGTTCCTATGGTTGAGGAAGTACTTGACAGCGGCAAGGCACTGGCCAAACTCATAGAATTCAGTGATGACGACAACATTCAGGGAGTCATAGATGAAGCATCTGCCCAGAGTTAA
- a CDS encoding phosphoribosylanthranilate isomerase, with protein MKHLPRVKICGMKTAEDIELAVSCGADAVGFITEVPVNTPRKLDAQTAAELVRKVPFFVDSVLVIMPSSGQEALKFIEKVRPDVVQLHNDLSADEIAIIRNNTHQKIIRTFVVPVECRELPSEMMSEIDSLYESDLIDGILLDSGKAGASGGTGLVHDWSVSRKVVENAEAPAILAGGLKPDNVRDAVNKVMPFAVDTASGVETDGKKDPAKVCRFIEEARCING; from the coding sequence ATGAAGCATCTGCCCAGAGTTAAGATATGCGGAATGAAAACTGCTGAGGATATTGAACTGGCAGTAAGCTGCGGAGCCGATGCTGTAGGTTTCATCACAGAAGTTCCTGTGAACACTCCCAGAAAACTGGACGCACAAACTGCCGCAGAACTTGTCAGGAAAGTGCCTTTCTTTGTAGATTCCGTGCTTGTGATAATGCCATCAAGCGGACAGGAAGCACTGAAATTTATCGAAAAGGTCAGGCCGGATGTAGTTCAGCTCCATAACGATCTCAGCGCAGATGAAATAGCGATCATACGTAACAACACACACCAGAAGATAATCAGGACATTTGTAGTGCCGGTGGAATGCAGGGAACTACCATCTGAAATGATGTCAGAGATTGATTCCCTTTATGAGAGCGACCTGATAGACGGCATACTCCTTGACTCCGGCAAAGCAGGCGCAAGCGGTGGCACAGGACTTGTGCACGACTGGTCAGTAAGCAGAAAAGTAGTAGAGAATGCAGAAGCTCCGGCAATACTGGCCGGAGGGCTTAAACCAGACAATGTAAGAGATGCGGTTAACAAGGTAATGCCCTTTGCCGTGGATACCGCTTCCGGTGTGGAAACAGATGGAAAGAAAGACCCTGCAAAGGTATGCAGGTTTATAGAAGAAGCAAGGTGTATCAATGGTTGA
- the trpE gene encoding anthranilate synthase component I: MVDFDLNKEDFKTLVENSQKPAIVQLMTKVDSICSPLQLYATLQNAGHSYLLESVEKEKRHARYSFVGYEPEMVVSIKDRYITIECQMNSELTKHIYNKLKAMGDVESLIGGKFRVKVNEDDDALAAFRKIYPTSTGTQMLNQKRFDRQTFLGGAIGYNSYDLVYDSWLDRDKKPDADVPDMHFAIMSKTFVFDHITNETYIVITPFVTESSDLEDVYEHAVSEAQLMERSLQMASVISISEDIPAADTEEPVANMDQAAYEEAVKIAKQHIIDGDIFQGVPSRRYTVKMKQTPLQLYIRLRNINPSPYMYIFNFKDIGIVGASPETLMTVFDRKVITNPIAGTCPRGNNDEEDKELAQEMLGDRKERAEHIMLVDLGRNDVRMVSNGGTVKVDDLMSVVKYSHLQHIESTVSGELRDECDQFDATRAIFPAGTLSGAPKIRAMEIIDDLEPESRGIYGGGVGYYSWNGDADFAIVIRTVLIKNNTAYVQAGAGIVADSDPTYEYNETERKMAAMIKAIGGKQ, from the coding sequence ATGGTTGATTTTGATCTTAATAAAGAGGATTTCAAAACCCTCGTTGAAAATTCACAGAAGCCTGCCATAGTGCAGCTCATGACAAAAGTGGATAGCATTTGCAGCCCGTTGCAACTCTATGCAACCCTGCAAAATGCAGGACACTCCTATCTGCTTGAATCCGTAGAGAAGGAAAAAAGGCATGCAAGGTATTCATTTGTTGGCTACGAACCTGAGATGGTTGTGTCTATTAAAGACAGATACATTACCATCGAATGCCAGATGAACTCCGAGCTTACAAAGCACATCTACAACAAGCTCAAGGCAATGGGAGATGTGGAATCACTTATAGGTGGTAAGTTCAGAGTAAAAGTAAACGAAGATGATGATGCTCTTGCAGCTTTCAGGAAGATATATCCTACAAGCACCGGAACTCAGATGTTGAACCAAAAGCGCTTCGACAGGCAGACATTCCTTGGAGGAGCTATTGGTTACAACAGCTACGACCTTGTTTACGATTCATGGTTAGACCGGGACAAGAAGCCTGATGCTGATGTACCTGACATGCATTTCGCAATCATGTCAAAGACCTTTGTCTTCGACCACATAACAAACGAGACATACATAGTAATCACACCATTTGTAACTGAATCAAGTGATCTTGAAGATGTTTACGAACATGCTGTATCTGAAGCTCAACTCATGGAAAGGTCACTTCAGATGGCTTCAGTCATAAGTATCAGCGAGGACATTCCCGCAGCAGACACTGAAGAACCGGTTGCAAACATGGATCAGGCAGCCTATGAAGAAGCTGTGAAAATTGCAAAACAGCATATCATTGATGGAGATATTTTCCAGGGAGTTCCTTCCCGCAGGTACACTGTGAAAATGAAGCAGACGCCTCTGCAACTCTACATCAGGCTCAGGAACATCAATCCGAGCCCTTACATGTACATCTTCAACTTCAAGGACATAGGCATCGTAGGTGCAAGCCCTGAAACCCTGATGACTGTATTTGACAGGAAAGTAATCACAAACCCTATCGCAGGAACCTGTCCACGCGGTAATAATGACGAAGAGGACAAGGAACTTGCACAGGAGATGCTGGGCGACAGGAAAGAACGTGCAGAGCACATAATGCTTGTTGACCTTGGACGCAATGATGTAAGGATGGTCTCAAATGGCGGGACCGTAAAGGTTGATGACCTTATGAGCGTGGTGAAATATTCCCACCTCCAGCACATCGAAAGTACAGTCAGTGGAGAACTCAGGGATGAGTGCGACCAGTTCGATGCCACTCGTGCCATATTCCCTGCAGGAACACTTTCAGGTGCTCCAAAGATTAGGGCAATGGAGATTATAGATGACCTTGAACCAGAGTCAAGAGGAATCTATGGCGGAGGCGTCGGTTATTATTCATGGAATGGTGACGCAGACTTTGCAATTGTCATAAGGACAGTTCTTATCAAGAATAACACAGCTTACGTACAGGCAGGAGCCGGCATTGTTGCTGACTCAGACCCGACATACGAATACAACGAAACCGAAAGGAAAATGGCTGCAATGATAAAAGCCATAGGAGGAAAACAATGA
- a CDS encoding aminodeoxychorismate/anthranilate synthase component II — MKVLFINNKDSFVWNLVDYVSIYEPDTMVVPNTISLEEVKEINPDAIVISPGPGTPHKAEDIGSCLDVIREFGPKKPVLGVCLGHQAINTAFGGTIGHAKSGPIHGKTSEISHEESPLFEGLENKFKGGRYHSLAIEKLADDLKVTAKTDDDIIMAVEHQEYPVYGVQFHPESILTEEGLWIVKNFLKIAEQMQKN, encoded by the coding sequence ATGAAGGTATTGTTCATAAACAACAAGGATTCTTTTGTCTGGAATCTTGTGGACTATGTCTCCATATACGAACCTGATACCATGGTCGTTCCTAACACCATTTCCCTTGAAGAAGTAAAGGAGATTAACCCTGATGCAATCGTGATTTCCCCTGGTCCGGGAACACCTCACAAAGCAGAAGACATCGGGTCATGTCTTGATGTTATCAGGGAATTTGGTCCGAAAAAACCTGTACTTGGCGTTTGTCTTGGACACCAGGCAATTAACACTGCATTTGGAGGGACCATCGGACATGCAAAGAGTGGCCCGATTCATGGAAAGACATCTGAAATCAGTCATGAAGAATCTCCGCTTTTTGAAGGGCTTGAAAACAAGTTCAAGGGTGGAAGGTACCACTCGCTTGCCATTGAGAAACTGGCAGATGACCTCAAAGTCACTGCAAAGACAGATGACGACATAATCATGGCAGTTGAACACCAGGAATATCCAGTGTACGGTGTGCAGTTCCATCCGGAATCCATACTCACCGAGGAAGGACTTTGGATTGTCAAGAATTTCCTTAAAATTGCTGAACAGATGCAAAAGAACTAG
- a CDS encoding adenylate kinase family protein, producing MLIGITGTPGTGKTSITKLLEEERFYQVIHLNELIKEEKLYSEVDAERDCVVADMDRVYDRVLELHDRSYPVTIVDSHLSHHIADIVIVLRTDPAILKVRLEKRNYSEEKVKENLEAEALDIILAEAVDWCEKVFEIDTTEESTEKTSKNIMRIIRELRNGYTEELEEEFRPGSVDWCDYSFD from the coding sequence ATGCTTATCGGTATCACAGGAACACCAGGAACTGGAAAAACATCCATTACAAAACTGCTGGAAGAGGAAAGATTCTATCAGGTCATCCATCTCAATGAACTGATAAAGGAAGAAAAACTCTACTCAGAAGTGGATGCTGAAAGAGACTGTGTTGTTGCTGACATGGACCGGGTTTATGACAGGGTCCTTGAACTTCATGACAGGTCTTATCCCGTAACGATAGTTGATAGTCACCTATCCCACCACATTGCCGATATTGTTATTGTTCTGAGGACAGACCCCGCAATACTGAAAGTAAGACTTGAAAAAAGGAATTATTCCGAAGAGAAGGTAAAGGAGAACCTCGAAGCTGAGGCTCTTGATATAATCCTTGCAGAAGCTGTTGATTGGTGTGAGAAGGTATTTGAAATCGACACCACAGAGGAAAGTACAGAAAAAACTTCAAAGAATATCATGCGCATAATAAGGGAACTCAGGAACGGCTATACTGAAGAGCTTGAAGAAGAATTCAGGCCGGGTTCAGTCGACTGGTGTGATTATTCCTTCGACTGA